One Salvelinus alpinus chromosome 9, SLU_Salpinus.1, whole genome shotgun sequence genomic window, TTCATATTAATTGATCTCAGGTATCTGCACAGAGGGAGCGTCCCATAATGACACCAACTGACAACCTTGCAGAATTTTAGCAACAAACATAAACAAGAGCCAAATGGTAAAGAACTCTCCAACGTCACTGTCCTCAGGGAATATGCCATATATCTTGTAAGTTTATGTGCTTATGTTTTAACTCTGTGTTTTACTCAGGTTTTGCAAGCATTCGAACATGGGTGACATGAAGACCCCTGATTTTGATGATCTTTTGGCTGCCTTTGACATCCCCGATGCCACCAGTTTGGATGCCAAAGAGACCATCCAGGAGAGTCACGATGAGGCAGAAGgtcagctgaaacacacagggatGTGTATGGATGACAGTTTATCTGTTCATCAAGCTGTGGGTGCATCTGATGTACCTGCTGTCAGTGTTATAGTGAAGAACACAAGTCGCCAGGAGTCGTCTGatagtggtggagagagagagggcccacACTTTGGACACCCATTGCAAAATGGTTTCAGGGGGTCAGGGGCCGCCATGGAGTCTCATCAGATAGACCACAGTGGTTCTAAGTCTTTTGTGTCTGCTTTGAATGGGGATGGCTCAAGAGGACTCTTAGGGAAGACCCCCGTCCAGCACAAACTTGAAGGAACGCCATCCTTCTCACACTCCTTTTCCCAGTTCAGCCCCATCTCTAGTCCAGAATCTGAAGACAGCCGAAGCAATGGAGTTGATATCCGTCCAAAACAAGAGAGACCCTACTTCCCTGCTGCCTCTATATTTATGTCTGCAGAACCCCCAATGTCAGACAATCAGAAAAAACAGCTGTCTTACAGCATGTTTGACAAGTGCCATGAAGTAGACTGTGACGTACCTGAGAGCCTTCCAAGAAGCAAAAGAGAATCTATCGAAGCAGAGGATACCAGGACAGAGAAGCCTGACAGTAATGTCAGTGACCAGAAGGAAAAGGGAGATTGTCATAGTAGTGCAATGCTCCCTACAAATGATCATAACACTATTGAGTCAAGCAGTAATGTTAATATAGTGGCAGCGTCTAATATGCCCACCTCTCATCCATGTGTCAAAACTCCAACATCAAAACTATCGTCATGCCTTGAGGCATTAGTGGCTCTAAATGCCAGAAAGGATCCCAGTGAACAACCAAACTATCAAGACTTATCATTGGCTCATGATGGTACCATAAAGGTTAGTCCAAAAGTGCCCATGTCACCACAAAGTCCCAGGAGTCCTCTTGAAGCTGTGAAGCGGTTAATGAAACCACCTGACAGTCCTGTCAGCATTTGCAGTAACAGCAGTGGCAAGGGATCCCCTGCACTGGCATCTGGCTCACCCCCAGCCATACCGAGGGTCAGAATAAAGACCATTAAAACCACGACTGGGAAAATCCAGCGCACGGTTACCAGTGTAGTACCTGATTCAGAAAACGAGGACGTTCACTCTGTTGAGTCCTCTCCATCTCAGAGTATGATTGTTGAGGATGCCTACCCTGGTTTGTCTCCCTATCCCTCTCATAATGTGATAAGTGATATTATTGTTGATATGCCCATCAAAAGTACACCAGTTGGTGCTCTGCCATCAAAGGTTACTGATACTAAATTAGAGGGGTACTCCAAGAGGCCAGGACAAATGCAGTCCGCAACTATTTTTCATAATACAAGTAGTCCTGTTATGAGGTCTATGCCAGTTGCCCAGCATGGGCCTTCTACACAAAAGAGGATTTCATCAGTTCAAACAGGCAACTCTCCCAATACAAGCTTGCTTCCCAAGGCAATGCACTTAGCTAACCTGAACCTAGTCCCTCACAGTGTTGCTGCCTCAGTCGCAGCACGCTCCACCTCCCATCAACAGAGCCAACAACACACACTTTTCTCTTCTATGGTGTGCAGCACTGTCCCATTGGTACACCAAGTGAAAAAAGCTGCCCCTAATCCACGTGCTGCCATTCCTAGCACAGCAGCAGGAACTTTAAACAGACTGTTAAATAATGCCAACCCTGTACCCACATATGTACCCAACCTAAACCCACCACCTGAGAGCAACATCAACTTGCCACCACGTGGATATTGCTGCCTGGAGTGTGGGGACTCCTTTGGGGTAGAGAGGAGTCTTGCTTATCATTATGGCAGGAGG contains:
- the znf592 gene encoding LOW QUALITY PROTEIN: zinc finger protein 592 (The sequence of the model RefSeq protein was modified relative to this genomic sequence to represent the inferred CDS: deleted 2 bases in 1 codon); this translates as MGDMKTPDFDDLLAAFDIPDATSLDAKETIQESHDEAEGQLKHTGMCMDDSLSVHQAVGASDVPAVSVIVKNTSRQESSDSGGEREGPHFGHPLQNGFRGSGAAMESHQIDHSGSKSFVSALNGDGSRGLLGKTPVQHKLEGTPSFSHSFSQFSPISSPESEDSRSNGVDIRPKQERPYFPAASIFMSAEPPMSDNQKKQLSYSMFDKCHEVDCDVPESLPRSKRESIEAEDTRTEKPDSNVSDQKEKGDCHSSAMLPTNDHNTIESSSNVNIVAASNMPTSHPCVKTPTSKLSSCLEALVALNARKDPSEQPNYQDLSLAHDGTIKVSPKVPMSPQSPRSPLEAVKRLMKPPDSPVSICSNSSGKGSPALASGSPPAIPRVRIKTIKTTTGKIQRTVTSVVPDSENEDVHSVESSPSQSMIVEDAYPGLSPYPSHNVISDIIVDMPIKSTPVGALPSKVTDTKLEGYSKRPGQMQSATIFHNTSSPVMRSMPVAQHGPSTQKRISSVQTGNSPNTSLLPKAMHLANLNLVPHSVAASVAARSTSHQQSQQHTLFSSMVCSTVPLVHQVKKAAPNPRAAIPSTAAGTLNRLLNNANPVPTYVPNLNPPPESNINLPPRGYCCLECGDSFGVERSLAYHYGRRSVHIEVACTHCAKTMVFFNKCALLAHAREHKNKGVVMQCTQLSMKPIAEGQMFAPLITESSVHVGSHVPPLSSPKSQPVMPLYPDKVIRHRLRCLECNKQLSDYKGLAGHYQRLSEEMEGLMCKVCSMLLPNKCSYRAHQRIHAHKSPYCCPECGALSRSVDIQKHVKENCLHYARKAGYKCLHCDMVFTSFNVQKSHIEEKHSEVFYKCTICPVAFKSSGGCQMHLTTKHNASKVSPQLIFKCSCETVFKKKQLLLQHFYQNAKKRATCVFKCPECTSIFTQKQPLMQHFKGVHGGIFKEEVEKSTKPPEMTAQHQDVTSGFHQPKVNTPIKHSDGTRKRANLAARDSNPNLKNAGWNCGECLHWLPDREAYVSHMKKSHGRSLKSYPCRQCERSFNSSTSLRRHIRNDHDGKKNTFTCWYCTDERTTFTTNIMLKNHISLMHGIKNPDFSLLKSAPLDSSKALGEGPVSKRPAVESEGKEGAALEGSPAKRLKHQFRCSKCGFTTEDGTQFQKHIPQHKTDENTPQCLHCGLCFASQLSLNRHLFIVHKVKEPEEERKERMDMEYECRKKQEEDVGKAVGVNEREDLPPPLVKSDPQRPEDPTRLHCEPAVTDCKSTYSFHLEFHG